One region of Wyeomyia smithii strain HCP4-BCI-WySm-NY-G18 chromosome 3, ASM2978416v1, whole genome shotgun sequence genomic DNA includes:
- the LOC129729270 gene encoding uncharacterized protein LOC129729270: MATTGQRDLADERAAHQEEKASIVLATHVVTNSEIFSLRSSLLSLVRLVALLRRFVHNARKANRANRKLGFITYAESEEALMLLVRLSQHECFPTELAALSKGNQVAESSRLVGKNPKLINGVMHIGGRLKHAETSVGRKHPIILDDRHPLTVLILHHYHHKYYHAGQQLLISCVRERFWPLNIRRAARRIIYQCVPCFRSKPKVQDELMADLPEERVNPASPFHKVGLDYCGPFYMLYPGRKNRPIKCFVAVFVCLVTKAVHLEVVADLTTQAFLAALRRFVARRSKPILIMCDNAKTFLGARRELDELAKLFCAQQFQEAVIKEASNDSIEFKFIPARSPNFGGLWEAAVKSFKTHFKKTIGTRNLTYDEFVTVLVQIEACLNSRPLTPLSSDPNDLAVLTPGHFLVQRPLISIAEPNLEEIPENRLSLWQRSQSFVQTIWKKWSTQYFSDLHNRTKWTRRRDNLRIGTMVLLKEENLPPLRWMLGRVTQVHTGSDGCVRVATVKTKDGVYQRGISKICVLPIRDNQPLAESDH; the protein is encoded by the coding sequence ATGGCTACGACAGGACAAAGGGACTTGGCGGATGAACGGGCTGCTCATCAAGAGGAGAAGGCTTCGATAGTTTTGGCAACGCACGTTGTAACTAACAGTGAGATTTTCTCATTACGCTCATCGTTATTGTCACTGGTTCGGTTGGTTGCGTTACTGCGACGATTTGTCCACAACGCTAGAAAGGCCAACCGTGCGAATCGCAAGCTTGGGTTTATAACATATGCTGAGTCAGAAGAAGCCTTGATGCTTCTGGTTAGGCTGTCACAACACGAATGTTTTCCTACGGAACTTGCAGCCCTGTCCAAAGGAAACCAGGTTGCAGAATCATCTAGACTGGTAGGAAAAAATCCTAAGCTTATCAACGGCGTAATGCACATTGGCGGCCGGCTAAAGCACGCAGAAACATCCGTCGGTAGAAAACATCCCATTATTCTTGATGATCGACACCCGCTTACTGTTTTGATTTTACATCATTATCACCACAAGTATTATCACGCAGGCCAACAGCTGCTAATTTCTTGCGTTCGtgagcgattttggccattaaACATTCGGAGAGCTGCAAGAAGAATTATATACCAATGCGTGCCTTGTTTCCGGAGTAAACCAAAGGTGCAGGATGAACTGATGGCAGACCTACCCGAAGAAAGAGTAAATCCAGCTTCACCGTTCCACAAAGTTGGTTTGGATTACTGTGGCCCATTTTATATGTTGTACCCGGGTCGAAAGAATCGACCGATAAAATGCTTCGTCGCTGTTTTCGTATGTTTGGTGACAAAAGCGGTTCACCTGGAAGTGGTTGCTGATCTCACAACCCAGGCATTCCTGGCCGCTTTACGAAGATTCGTGGCCCGCAGATCCAAACCTATTCTCATCATGTGTGACAACGCGAAAACATTTTTAGGCGCTAGAAGAGAGCTTGACGAGCTGGCCAAATTATTTTGTGCTCAGCAGTTTCAGGAAGCAGTGATTAAAGAAGCAAGCAACGATAGTATTGAATTCAAATTCATTCCCGCCAGATCCCCTAACTTTGGTGGGTTGTGGGAGGCGGCGGTTAAGTCGTTTAAAACGCATTTCAAGAAGACAATCGGTACTCGAAATCTGACGTATGACGAATTTGTGACGGTTTTGGTTCAAATTGAGGCCTGTTTGAACTCACGTCCCTTGACTCCGTTAAGCAGCGACCCAAATGATCTAGCAGTGCTGACACCAGGCCACTTCCTAGTCCAGCGACCACTAATCAGTATAGCTGAACCAAACTTAGAAGAGATACCAGAGAACAGATTATCACTGTGGCAGAGAAGTCAAAGCTTTGTGCAAACGATTTGGAAAAAATGGTCAACACAGTACTTTTCAGATCTGCACAACCGCACAAAGTGGACCAGACGCAGAGACAACTTACGCATAGGTACGATGGTATTATTGAAGGAGGAAAACTTACCACCGTTGCGGTGGATGTTGGGCAGAGTCACTCAGGTGCATACAGGCAGCGATGGGTGCGTTAGAGTAGCTACTGTGAAAACGAAAGATGGAGTGTATCAGAGAGGCATTTCCAAAATTTGCGTCTTGCCAATACGAGACAATCAACCACTCGCTGAGAGTGACCACTAG